The Chloroflexota bacterium DNA window ACCAGCCTTTAGCCAACTCTCCCCTGGTAGAGCCCGCGGTCGAACAATTTGAGAAGGAGTCATTTCATCATGTGGTCTAAACATCAGACAATTATATTAATTTTGGCATTATAATGTTGATTACCTTATTTGTCAAGCCCTCTGCTTGACAAAGACAAGCTAGAAATCTTACTATTTATCAATCAGCTCCACAGGCAAACAACTGGAGTGTTGGGGCGTGCCCGTTAATGGAATCAACCGTAATACCAATTAAAAGGAGACGGCTGACCGACCAGATTGTGGACCAACTGGTCTCACTGATTGTCCACGGCAATTTAAAGAAGGGAGATAAATTGCCGGTGGAACGTGAGTTAATGGAACAATTCGGCGTTGGCCGGAGTTCACTTCGGGAGGCAATAGGTGCCCTGCTACTTACCGGGGTACTTACCACACACCACGGGCGTGGAACATTTGTTAGTGTATCCTCAGATGAATTTCCGTCCCGGGCGCTTACTTGGCGCGTACAGATGGGACGCGAAAATATAAAGGAAATTGTCGAAGCAAGGATTGTCCTTGAACAGGCTATAGCGGGATTGACGGCGGTCAGCGCCACTGAGACAGATATCGCTGAGGTAAGACATTACTTAGAGATAATGAAGAAAAATGCCCAGAGAAGGAACCCGGCTCAAGTTCAAGCCGATTTATCATTTCATCTTGCCTTGGCTAGGGCAAGCCACAATGCCACACTCTTTCGATTTCTTTCCGAGCTGCGTCATCTGATGATACTCTGGATGAAGCCAACGGTACGGAAAGAGAGAATCTATAGTCTTGCTGATACCATCATGGATCACGAAGCGGTGCTCAACGCCGTTGCCATGCGCGACGTGGAAAAAGCCCAGTCGGAGATGCGCCGGCATCTCGAAAGGTCAGCTAATAACCTGTCTCACATACTTCTCCACCAACAACTGGTGTCAAGGGTTGATCACTAATGCTTTTAGATGATGCTCTAACACATTTAGTACACACAGCTACATATGGACTGAGTGATCAATTCTTAAGCAAAGGTGTAATATCGGCTGATCGTATCATGATTGAAACGACGGGAGGCAAGCCAGTCGTTGTCTCAGATGTATCAAATGATCCAAGAATTCAGTATCCCCAGGAGACCATGAAGGAAGGGATATTCAGTGAGCTCAGTGTCCCTCTCTACTTACGAGATAGAATTACAGGCGTTTTAAGAATATACTCCGGTAAAAGACAGGAGTTCAGTGCTGATGTGATCAAATTGCTGTCTGCTATTGCTGACCTCAGCGCTATTGCTATCGAGAATGCCAGAATGCATGAATCTCTTAAAAAAGCCC harbors:
- a CDS encoding FadR family transcriptional regulator; protein product: MESTVIPIKRRRLTDQIVDQLVSLIVHGNLKKGDKLPVERELMEQFGVGRSSLREAIGALLLTGVLTTHHGRGTFVSVSSDEFPSRALTWRVQMGRENIKEIVEARIVLEQAIAGLTAVSATETDIAEVRHYLEIMKKNAQRRNPAQVQADLSFHLALARASHNATLFRFLSELRHLMILWMKPTVRKERIYSLADTIMDHEAVLNAVAMRDVEKAQSEMRRHLERSANNLSHILLHQQLVSRVDH
- a CDS encoding GAF domain-containing protein, with protein sequence MIETTGGKPVVVSDVSNDPRIQYPQETMKEGIFSELSVPLYLRDRITGVLRIYSGKRQEFSADVIKLLSAIADLSAIAIENARMHESLKKAHDVCLTELGYWQP